A genome region from Methanobacterium subterraneum includes the following:
- a CDS encoding A24 family peptidase C-terminal domain-containing protein, whose amino-acid sequence MIIDIPLITVIIAIVACIYASYSDLKRGIIPNKLTFPLIAIGIALNGIYAFMIGEFLFILVCVVVTGVIFGLGYLFWKMGAWAGGDVKLFTALAALIPFNPLLISYQLFQVPFPVGGIYPFPLTLIINSILSILPFLLIYVFYVVAKHKPQLMGELTSPVMDYKKNIVLTLVITSAVNITLFITQQLRLQIIIISLILIYLLSLLISKLPNRVKAVVVSLVTVAALFYNFQVTIISVVVLFISIIILEVVRKLLTSVSREALQDDIPLNKLSEGMIPAYNIYQQDDDEIYVDDKSFTDKLKKSFKTRDPSMLTTTPGKRLVGTLAAGLTNEDIDLLKKLHNKGKIPCEFRVKKGVPFAPSILIGLIISLFIGDLAYILQKILIWVMY is encoded by the coding sequence ATGATCATTGACATCCCCTTAATCACCGTCATCATAGCCATAGTAGCCTGTATTTATGCCAGTTACTCGGACCTTAAAAGAGGAATCATACCCAACAAACTCACATTTCCCCTAATAGCTATCGGAATTGCTTTAAACGGCATTTATGCCTTTATGATTGGGGAATTTTTGTTTATCCTGGTTTGTGTGGTGGTTACAGGAGTGATATTTGGTCTGGGTTACCTGTTCTGGAAGATGGGCGCCTGGGCTGGTGGTGATGTGAAACTATTCACTGCCCTAGCTGCACTCATACCCTTCAACCCCCTCCTAATATCCTATCAACTATTTCAAGTGCCCTTCCCGGTTGGAGGAATTTACCCCTTCCCCTTAACCTTGATCATTAACAGTATTCTCTCTATTCTTCCCTTCTTACTGATATACGTCTTCTATGTAGTGGCCAAGCACAAACCACAGCTCATGGGTGAGTTAACCTCCCCTGTGATGGATTACAAGAAGAATATTGTCCTGACCCTGGTGATCACATCAGCAGTTAATATAACCCTGTTCATTACCCAACAGCTGCGTCTGCAGATAATAATAATTTCCCTAATTTTGATCTATCTTCTGTCCCTGCTTATATCCAAACTTCCCAATAGGGTTAAGGCAGTGGTGGTATCACTGGTCACTGTTGCTGCTCTTTTCTATAACTTTCAAGTTACTATCATCAGCGTTGTGGTTTTGTTCATCTCCATTATTATCCTGGAAGTTGTGCGGAAACTTTTAACTTCAGTGAGCAGGGAAGCATTGCAGGATGATATTCCCTTAAATAAACTCAGTGAAGGTATGATACCTGCGTATAATATATACCAGCAGGATGATGATGAGATCTATGTGGATGATAAAAGTTTCACAGATAAGCTAAAGAAATCATTTAAAACCAGGGACCCCAGCATGCTCACCACCACCCCTGGTAAACGTCTGGTTGGAACTCTGGCTGCTGGATTGACCAACGAAGACATAGACCTCCTGAAAAAATTACATAACAAGGGTAAGATTCCCTGTGAATTCCGTGTGAAAAAGGGAGTTCCATTCGCTCCTTCCATTTTAATCGGACTGATCATATCCCTTTTCATTGGAGATTTAGCTTACATACTGCAGAAAATCCTAATATGGGTAATGTATTAA